A portion of the Fulvia fulva chromosome 1, complete sequence genome contains these proteins:
- a CDS encoding Kinetochore protein mis13, with product MSMVLTRSPLEVIGMNGGGTQKRRSARLPHEGEAGNEPPAKRSKANGVSTTTINTKQQDGDTAKAPSKKGRKVYDQDDEGFSFTKGKRSKAKGAKETEKATSEKPKGAPIVPAEPFSNAPVLLPSKEDKPVKTAQRKTRRKLPATPEREVAEKVVRRSKRLSNDNETAPGAPEESSLQEPAPVKPHRDVQRALDPEKAQPLTVEKKRKHGVNGVEEEKVMTISLPFADTPVIRRNKEMRKNSAEGHRRSSAGMRGKRASSLIDEGRGHALPHPEVPTSEFFKHISADLTEPRRMRCLLGWCGTRSLRLKPDPPQESNTQLSSELQASQIACAIQDELAQDLITRGTLSDWFSRDDSVPPQIPLRKKPNPRNLTNAAKAEELEKELERLTAERAEWDKVAQSAATLSTQPESSTVDTGQMSPVRLDVLDSPQRHILEQLQQPETESAIQPETLHERLKSISQDLEFSVDQFAHGIHALSTARETAERIAERSLADAAHVLEERDKQRASTSNPVDQMDVLRGLARVLNTQYR from the exons ATGTCTATGGTCCTGACACGATCGCCACTGGAAGTCATTGGAATGAACGGAGGCGGTACGCAGAAGAGACGCAGTGCGCGACTTCCGCACGAGGGCGAGGCAGGGAATGAGCCACCTGCGAAGAGGTCGAAGGCCAATGGAGTCAGCACCACGACCATCAATACGAAGCAGCAAGATGGCGACACTGCAAAAGCTCCATCGAAGAAGGGTCGTAAGG TCTACGACCAGGACGACGAAGGATTCAGTTTCACGAAAGGGAAGCGGAGCAAGGCAAAGGGAGCCAAGGAGACCGAGAAAGCCACGAGTGAGAAGCCGAAAGGTGCTCCCATTGTTCCAGCGGAGCCATTCAGCAATGCACCAGTGTTGCTGCCAAGTAAAGAAGACAAGCCTGTGAAGACCGCGCAACGAAAGACTCGTCGGAAGCTTCCAGCAACACCCGAGCGCGAGGTAGCGGAGAAGGTGGTACGGAGGAGCAAACGGCTGTCCAACGACAATGAAACAGCTCCTGGTGCGCCAGAGGAATCATCACTGCAGGAGCCTGCTCCTGTGAAGCCACATCGAGATGTCCAACGAGCTCTAGACCCGGAAAAGGCGCAACCTCTTACCGTTGAGAAGAAGCGCAAGCATGGAGTCAATGGAGTAGAGGAAGAAAAGGTCATGACGATCTCTCTTCCTTTCGCAGACACGCCCGTGATTCGCAGGAACAAGGAGATGAGAAAGAACAGCGCCGAAGGCCATCGGAGGAGCAGTGCTGGCATGCGTGGCAAACGTGCGAGCAGTCTAATTGACGAGGGCAGAGGTCATG CTCTACCACACCCCGAAGTCCCCACCTCAGAATTCTTCAAACATATATCAGCCGATCTTACAGAACCACGACGCATGCGCTGCTTACTTGGCTGGTGTGGCACCAGATCCTTACGCTTAAAGCCCGACCCGCCGCAGGAAAGCAATACGCAGCTCAGCTCTGAGCTTCAAGCTTCGCAGATAG CGTGTGCAATCCAGGACGAACTTGCTCAGGATCTGATCACGAGAGGCACGCTCAGCGACTGGTTCTCGCGAGACGACTCTGTGCCTCCTCAAATACCATTGCGAAAGAAACCGAACCCAAGGAACCTAACGAATGCTGCGAAAGCCGAAGAATTGGAGAAAGAGCTCGAACG GCTAACAGCTGAGCGTGCTGAATGGGACAAAGTAGCTCAATCGGCGGCAACACTCAGTACACAGCCCGAATCAAGCACTGTGGACACAGGACAAATGTCACCAGTACGACTCGATGTGCTGGACAGTCCGCAACGCCATATTCTTGAACAGCTCCAACAACCCGAAACAGAATCAGCTATACAACCAGAAACGCTTCACGAACGTTTGAAATCGATATCCCAAGACCTTGAGTTTTCGGTCGATCAGTTCGCGCATGGAATACACGCTCTCAGTACTGCGCGGGAGACTGCAGAGCGCATTGCAGAGCGTTCCTTGGCCGATGCAGCGCATGTATTGGAAGAACGAGACAAGCAGCGAGCTTCCACGTCGAATCCTGTTGATCAGATGGATGTACTTAGAGGTCTCGCCAGAGTGTTGAATACACAGTATAGATAG
- a CDS encoding 60S ribosomal protein L5: MPFTKLVKNSAYFSRYQTKYKRRQSGKTDYYARKRLVTQAKNKYNAPKYRLVVRFTNKDIIAQIITSEITGDKVFVSAYAHELKRYGITHGLTNWAAAYCVGLLIARRALSKLDLADTFQGVEEPDGEFGLTEPAEVDGEERRPFKCFLDVGLVRTSTGARVFGALKGASDGGVYIPHSEKRFPGYDMESKELDAETLRKYIFGGHVAEYMETLADDDEERYKSQFQGYIDDEIEADGLEELYADAHKQIREDPFKKDEDEGEKKSKDHWKAESKKFRQVKLTHAERKQRVQEKIKALASEA, encoded by the exons ATGCCTTTC ACCAAGTTGGTCAAGAACTCGGCATACTTCAG CCGCTACCAGACCAAGTACAAGCGTCGCCAGTCTGGAAAGACCGACTACTACGCCCGCAAGCGCCTCGTCACCCAGGCCAAGAACAAGTACAATGCGCCAAAGTACCGCCTAGTCGTCCGCTTCACCAACAAGGACATCATCGCCCAGATCATCACCTCTGAGATCACCGGCGACAAGGTCTTCGTCTCCGCCTACGCCCACGAGCTCAAGCGCTACGGCATCACCCACGGTCTCACCAACTGGGCCGCCGCCTACTGCGTTGGTCTCCTCATTGCCCGCCGCGCACTCAGCAAGCTCGACCTCGCCGACACTTTCCAGGGTGTGGAGGAGCCAGATGGCGAGTTCGGTCTGACCGAGCCAGCCGAGGTTGATGGTGAGGAGCGCCGTCCATTCAAGTGCTTCCTCGACGTCGGTCTCGTCCGCACCAGCACCGGTGCCCGCGTCTTCGGTGCCCTCAAGGGTGCTTCCGACGGCGGTGTCTACATCCCACACTCCGAGAAGCGTTTCCCAGGCTACGACATGGAGTCCAAGGAGCTCGACGCCGAGACCCTCCGCAAGTACATCTTCGGCGGCCACGTCGCTGAGTACATGGAGACTCTTGCCGACGACGACGAGGAGCGCTACAAGTCTCAGTTCCAGGGCTACATTGACGACGAGATTGAGGCTGACGGCCTCGAGGAGCTGTACGCCGATGCACACAAGCAGATCCGCGAGGATCCATTCAAGAAGGATGAGGATGAGGGCGAGAAGAAGTCGAAGGATCACTGGAAGGCCGAGTCGAAGAAGTTCAGACAGGTCAAGCTCACGCACGCCGAGCGCAAACAACGCGTGCAAGAGAAGATCAAGGCTCTCGCCAGCGAGGCATAA
- a CDS encoding Exosome complex component RRP46, translated as MGRELIQHPLERADGSTIFSDGLYTAIAAVNGPVEVQRRDELPEEAAVEVNLRPLSGVGGPRERWLESVLQPLFKSILLVHMHPRTLIQITLQITKEPSIKLRRSDADISIIPTLINATFAALVDGALPLTTTLSAVLVTVDKAGQIKTAPEGKDIAQCASIHAMTFNTKSEQLLEQSSGSFELDTWDAVGSSAKRACVAAVAACSEDLTMNGDGQTEPWLRQVLHDRARNANAWRDSS; from the coding sequence ATGGGCCGCGAGCTGATCCAGCATCCGCTCGAGCGCGCAGATGGCTCTACAATCTTCTCAGACGGGCTCTACACCGCCATCGCTGCTGTCAACGGGCCCGTCGAGGTTCAGCGACGTGATGAGCTGCCAGAAGAAGCTGCCGTTGAAGTAAATTTGAGGCCGCTGTCAGGTGTTGGGGGACCACGCGAGCGGTGGCTCGAAAGTGTGCTACAGCCGCTATTCAAGAGCATCTTGCTCGTCCACATGCATCCTCGCACACTGATTCAGATCACGCTCCAGATCACCAAAGAACCCAGCATCAAGCTTCGACGATCTGATGCCGACATCTCCATCATCCCGACTCTCATCAATGCCACGTTCGCTGCACTAGTCGATGGTGCTCTCCCTCTTACAACGACATTGAGTGCCGTGCTGGTAACGGTAGACAAAGCAGGACAAATCAAAACGGCCCCCGAAGGGAAGGACATCGCGCAATGTGCGAGCATACATGCAATGACATTCAATACGAAGAGCGAGCAGCTCCTCGAACAGTCGTCTGGCTCGTTTGAGCTCGATACGTGGGATGCGGTAGGAAGCTCAGCAAAGCGCGCCTGTGTCGCGGCCGTTGCAGCATGCAGCGAGGATCTTACAATGAACGGCGATGGTCAAACGGAGCCGTGGCTGAGGCAGGTACTGCACGATCGTGCCAGGAATGCGAACGCATGGCGCGATTCCAGCTGA